From one Streptomyces sp. CA-210063 genomic stretch:
- a CDS encoding ATP-binding cassette domain-containing protein, giving the protein MTNPAIAANGLRKSYGDKVVLDGIDLAVPEGTIFSLLGPNGAGKTTAVKILSTLISPDPASGGIRVGGHDLAAAPQAVRAAIGVTGQFSAVDGLITGEENMLLMADLHHLSKREGQRVTAELLERFDLVEAAKKPASTYSGGMKRRLDIAMTLVGDPRIIFLDEPTTGLDPRSRHNMWQIIRELVTGGVTVFLTTQYLEEADELADRIAVLNDGKIAAEGTAEELKRLIPGGHVRLRFTDPSAYRSAAFALGEVTRDDEALALQIPSDGSQRELRSVLDRLDAAGIEADELTVHTPDLDDVFFALTGTNVTTQPKETVR; this is encoded by the coding sequence ATGACGAACCCGGCCATTGCGGCGAACGGGTTGCGCAAGTCCTACGGTGACAAGGTCGTGCTCGACGGCATCGACCTGGCCGTCCCCGAAGGAACGATCTTCTCCCTGCTCGGCCCGAACGGCGCCGGCAAGACCACCGCCGTCAAGATCCTCTCCACCCTCATCTCCCCGGACCCCGCGTCCGGCGGGATCCGGGTCGGCGGCCACGACCTCGCCGCCGCCCCGCAGGCGGTCCGCGCCGCGATCGGCGTCACGGGGCAGTTCTCCGCCGTCGACGGTCTGATCACCGGCGAGGAGAACATGCTCCTGATGGCGGACCTGCACCACCTGTCCAAGCGCGAGGGACAACGGGTCACCGCCGAGCTCCTTGAGCGCTTCGACCTGGTCGAGGCCGCGAAGAAGCCCGCCTCCACCTACTCCGGCGGCATGAAGCGGCGCCTCGACATCGCCATGACCCTGGTCGGCGATCCGCGGATCATCTTCCTCGACGAGCCGACCACTGGCCTCGACCCGCGCTCCCGGCACAACATGTGGCAGATCATCCGTGAACTCGTCACGGGAGGCGTCACCGTCTTCCTCACCACCCAGTACCTGGAGGAGGCCGACGAGCTGGCCGACCGTATCGCCGTGCTGAACGACGGCAAGATCGCCGCCGAGGGCACCGCGGAGGAACTCAAGCGGCTGATCCCGGGCGGCCACGTCCGCCTCCGTTTCACCGACCCGTCCGCGTACCGGAGCGCCGCCTTCGCGCTGGGCGAGGTCACCCGGGACGACGAGGCGCTGGCCCTGCAGATCCCCAGCGACGGCAGCCAGCGCGAACTGCGCTCCGTCCTCGACCGGTTGGACGCGGCCGGCATCGAGGCCGACGAACTGACCGTGCACACGCCCGACCTCGACGACGTGTTCTTCGCCCTGACGGGCACCAACGTGACCACCCAGCCCAAGGAGACTGTCCGATGA
- a CDS encoding DUF4097 domain-containing protein — MQKFTTPAPIAAVLDIQSGRVQVIAADRSDTAVDVRPADPSSGRDVKLAEQTTVEYADGTLRITATAATKNRILGPAGSVEVTVQLPAGSRVEAKSAGVEFRGVGRLGDVAIDGALGPVKLDETAGARLAVLAGDVSVGRLGGPAEISTQQGDIRITEAVRGTVTLRTEKGEISVGAARGVSASLDAGTSYGRIHNALVNTEGTAAQLDIHATTAYGDITARSL, encoded by the coding sequence ATGCAGAAGTTCACCACCCCCGCCCCGATCGCCGCCGTCCTCGACATCCAGTCCGGCCGGGTGCAGGTCATCGCCGCCGACCGGTCCGACACCGCGGTCGACGTCCGGCCCGCGGACCCCTCCAGCGGTCGGGATGTGAAGCTGGCCGAGCAGACCACGGTCGAATACGCCGACGGCACCCTGCGGATCACGGCCACGGCGGCGACGAAGAACCGGATCCTGGGCCCGGCCGGCTCGGTCGAGGTGACCGTCCAGCTGCCCGCCGGCTCCCGTGTCGAGGCGAAGTCGGCCGGCGTCGAGTTCCGGGGGGTCGGCCGGCTCGGCGACGTAGCCATCGACGGTGCCCTCGGCCCGGTCAAGCTCGACGAGACCGCAGGCGCCCGCCTGGCCGTCCTGGCCGGGGACGTCTCGGTCGGCCGCCTGGGCGGACCCGCGGAGATCAGCACCCAGCAGGGCGACATCCGCATCACCGAGGCGGTGCGCGGCACGGTCACCCTGCGCACCGAGAAGGGCGAGATCTCGGTCGGCGCCGCCCGCGGAGTCTCCGCCTCCCTGGACGCCGGCACCTCCTACGGCCGGATCCACAACGCCCTTGTGAACACCGAAGGCACCGCCGCCCAGCTCGACATCCACGCGACCACCGCCTACGGCGACATCACCGCCCGCAGCCTCTGA
- a CDS encoding GbsR/MarR family transcriptional regulator, producing MPGGRLTQQERQQIALGLADGLAYAEIARRLDRPTSTITREVMRNGGPTTYRADLAHRSTERRTHRRRQAAPRGPETSEQAYGRDAEAVREYEETFTTVMMASGMPTMMARVMACLTLTDTGSLTASELAQRLQVSPASISKAIAFLESQGMVRREQGERRRERYVVDDDVWYQTMMASARSLAQLVETARQGVHVLVPGTPAAARLENIARFLDFVSESTARAAEQAREILRTTPETTSTSDGTP from the coding sequence ATGCCGGGAGGCAGGCTCACCCAGCAGGAACGTCAGCAGATCGCGCTGGGGCTGGCCGACGGCCTCGCCTACGCCGAGATCGCCAGGCGCCTCGACCGCCCGACCTCGACCATCACGCGCGAGGTCATGCGCAACGGCGGCCCCACCACCTACCGCGCCGACCTCGCCCACCGCTCCACCGAACGCCGCACCCACCGGCGCAGGCAGGCCGCGCCCCGGGGACCGGAGACATCCGAGCAGGCCTACGGACGCGACGCCGAGGCCGTGCGCGAGTACGAGGAGACCTTCACCACCGTCATGATGGCTTCGGGCATGCCCACGATGATGGCCCGGGTGATGGCCTGCCTCACCCTCACCGACACCGGCAGCCTCACCGCGTCCGAACTCGCCCAGCGCCTCCAGGTCAGCCCGGCGTCCATCTCCAAAGCGATCGCGTTCCTCGAGAGCCAGGGCATGGTGCGCCGGGAACAGGGCGAACGCCGCCGCGAGCGCTACGTCGTCGACGACGACGTCTGGTACCAGACGATGATGGCCAGCGCCCGCTCCCTCGCCCAGCTCGTGGAGACCGCACGGCAAGGCGTCCACGTCCTCGTCCCGGGCACCCCGGCCGCCGCACGCCTGGAGAACATCGCCCGCTTCCTCGACTTCGTCAGCGAGAGCACCGCCCGCGCCGCGGAACAGGCCCGCGAGATCCTCCGCACGACACCCGAGACGACCTCGACCTCGGACGGCACCCCCTAG
- a CDS encoding carboxylesterase/lipase family protein has translation MTADRQNPVADTPYGDVRGTYEYGGGYEDGIAVFRGIPYVAPPFGPRRFRPPVPPEPWAGVREAVAFGPTPPKPPYSEAFARCLSDPVVPGDDCLNLNVWTPEPGRGARLPVLVWIHGGALTRGSSAVPVYDGAAFARDGVVLVSLNYRLGVEGYGLFPDAPANLGLRDQLAALEWVRDSIAGFGGDPDRVTVFGQSAGAISVGALLAAPRARGLFRRAVLQSGSPEALDRDKVRRVVRRMAARLKVPATAAAFAAVDRSTLAEVQAEVGRLSSPVLGGPAFGIVVDDDLVPTDPLEALTEHGAAPGVDLLMGWTRDEHRLWLVPGGLQERVDRLGTVALAGARARCRCGPELPRAYRDLHPDKGTADLVGQLVTDHLLRVPLHRVADARLGEARSFVYEFAWPSGLPGLGSCHALELGFVFDTGGAPASAKLAGEHAPRDLATAMHAAWVRFATDGTPGWPAWDPTHPVGVFDVFDTPDDERIAFGPYDTELALWDADARRPRRAQGSGTFITSGGGPLPALRRFRRTP, from the coding sequence ATGACAGCAGACCGGCAGAACCCCGTGGCCGACACGCCGTATGGGGACGTACGCGGCACATACGAGTACGGGGGCGGCTACGAGGACGGGATCGCGGTCTTCCGCGGCATCCCGTACGTGGCCCCGCCCTTCGGCCCCCGCCGGTTCCGGCCGCCCGTCCCGCCCGAGCCCTGGGCGGGTGTGCGTGAAGCCGTGGCCTTCGGGCCGACGCCTCCGAAACCGCCGTACTCGGAGGCGTTCGCCCGCTGTCTGTCGGACCCCGTCGTCCCGGGGGACGACTGCCTCAACCTCAATGTGTGGACGCCGGAGCCGGGCCGCGGGGCCCGGCTGCCGGTGCTGGTCTGGATCCACGGCGGGGCCCTCACCCGGGGCTCGTCGGCGGTCCCGGTCTATGACGGCGCCGCCTTCGCCCGTGACGGCGTGGTGCTGGTGTCCCTCAACTACCGCCTGGGTGTGGAGGGTTACGGCCTCTTCCCGGACGCCCCGGCCAACCTCGGACTGCGCGACCAACTGGCCGCGCTGGAGTGGGTGCGGGACTCCATCGCCGGGTTCGGCGGTGACCCGGACCGGGTGACCGTCTTCGGGCAGTCCGCGGGCGCCATCAGTGTCGGCGCGCTGCTGGCCGCCCCTCGTGCGCGGGGACTGTTCCGCAGGGCCGTTCTCCAGAGCGGGTCGCCCGAGGCCTTGGACCGGGACAAAGTGCGGCGCGTGGTCCGCCGTATGGCCGCCCGCCTCAAGGTCCCGGCGACCGCCGCGGCCTTCGCCGCCGTGGACCGCTCCACACTCGCCGAGGTGCAGGCCGAGGTCGGCCGCCTCAGCAGCCCGGTGCTGGGCGGCCCCGCCTTCGGCATCGTCGTCGACGACGACCTGGTGCCCACCGACCCCCTGGAGGCCCTGACCGAGCACGGCGCGGCCCCGGGCGTCGACCTCCTCATGGGCTGGACCCGCGACGAACACCGCCTCTGGCTGGTCCCCGGGGGCCTCCAGGAGCGCGTCGACCGCCTCGGCACGGTCGCCCTGGCCGGCGCCCGCGCCCGCTGCCGCTGCGGCCCCGAACTCCCCCGCGCCTACCGCGACCTCCATCCCGACAAGGGCACCGCCGACCTGGTCGGCCAACTCGTCACCGACCACCTCCTGCGCGTCCCCCTGCACCGTGTGGCGGACGCCCGCCTCGGCGAAGCCCGGTCGTTCGTCTACGAGTTCGCCTGGCCCTCCGGCCTGCCCGGCCTCGGCTCCTGCCACGCCCTCGAACTCGGCTTCGTCTTCGACACCGGCGGCGCCCCCGCCTCCGCCAAGCTCGCCGGCGAGCACGCCCCACGCGACCTCGCCACCGCCATGCACGCCGCCTGGGTCCGCTTCGCGACGGACGGCACCCCCGGCTGGCCCGCCTGGGACCCCACCCACCCGGTCGGTGTGTTCGACGTGTTCGACACCCCGGACGACGAGCGGATCGCCTTCGGCCCCTACGACACCGAACTGGCCCTCTGGGACGCGGACGCGAGGCGACCCCGGAGAGCCCAGGGTTCCGGCACCTTCATCACCTCCGGCGGAGGTCCACTGCCGGCTCTTCGCCGCTTCCGCCGAACTCCGTAG
- a CDS encoding alginate lyase family protein, with the protein MSRTSPHKSPNEPVTDGELSRRGLLRTAGGLTAALALGSAFAAGTAEAAPATFTHPGMLHAYGELNRAKVRVAAGDDPWLSGWNRLTANSHSASTWTPNPQATIIRGGTGQNYGILYNDIHAAYQNALRWKVAGTTANGDAAVRILNAWSSTLTSVTGNADRFLAAGIYGYQFANAAELMRGYSGFDLDRFKTMMLNVFYPLNNQFLNSHNDACITNYWANWDLCTINSILAIAILCDDGAKYDQAVNYFKTGAGNGSIAHAVPYLHTDSAGYALGQWQEAGRDQGHSVMGIGQMGAFCEMAWSQGDDLYGYDNNRFMKGAQYVAKYNLGQDVPFTTYTWGSGQNCAQQTHTAVSSAGRGQLRPVWDLVHYHYARRRGLSVPYITAMAEQVRPEGGGGDYGSTSGGYDQLGFGTLMYAK; encoded by the coding sequence ATGAGCCGCACTTCCCCCCACAAGAGCCCCAACGAGCCTGTTACTGACGGTGAGTTGAGCCGTCGCGGTCTGCTGCGGACCGCCGGCGGTCTCACCGCCGCCCTCGCGCTGGGCTCCGCCTTCGCCGCCGGTACGGCGGAGGCGGCCCCGGCCACCTTCACCCACCCCGGCATGCTGCACGCCTACGGCGAACTCAACCGCGCCAAGGTGCGGGTGGCCGCCGGCGACGACCCGTGGCTGTCCGGCTGGAACCGCCTGACCGCCAACTCCCACTCGGCGAGCACCTGGACGCCCAACCCGCAGGCCACGATCATCCGCGGTGGAACGGGCCAGAACTACGGCATCCTCTACAACGACATCCACGCCGCCTACCAGAACGCGCTGCGCTGGAAGGTGGCCGGCACCACCGCCAACGGCGACGCGGCGGTCCGCATCCTCAACGCCTGGTCGTCGACGCTCACCAGCGTCACCGGCAACGCCGACCGGTTCCTGGCCGCCGGGATCTACGGCTACCAGTTCGCCAACGCCGCCGAGCTCATGCGCGGCTACAGCGGCTTCGATCTGGACCGGTTCAAGACGATGATGCTCAACGTCTTCTACCCGCTCAACAACCAGTTCCTGAACAGCCACAACGACGCCTGCATCACCAACTACTGGGCCAACTGGGACCTCTGCACCATCAACTCGATCCTCGCGATCGCGATCCTGTGCGACGACGGCGCCAAGTACGACCAGGCCGTGAACTACTTCAAGACCGGCGCCGGGAACGGTTCCATCGCCCACGCCGTCCCGTACCTCCACACCGACTCCGCCGGCTACGCCCTCGGCCAGTGGCAGGAGGCCGGCCGCGACCAGGGCCACAGCGTCATGGGCATCGGCCAGATGGGCGCCTTCTGCGAGATGGCCTGGTCGCAGGGCGACGACCTCTACGGCTACGACAACAACCGGTTCATGAAGGGCGCCCAGTACGTCGCCAAGTACAACCTCGGCCAGGACGTGCCCTTCACCACCTACACCTGGGGCAGCGGCCAGAACTGCGCCCAGCAGACCCACACGGCGGTCTCCTCCGCCGGCCGGGGCCAGCTCCGCCCGGTGTGGGACCTCGTCCACTACCACTACGCACGGCGCCGGGGCCTGTCCGTCCCGTACATCACCGCGATGGCCGAGCAGGTCCGCCCCGAGGGCGGCGGCGGGGACTACGGCTCGACCAGCGGCGGATACGACCAGCTCGGCTTCGGCACCCTGATGTACGCCAAATAG
- a CDS encoding alginate lyase family protein, with translation MLPLSRRSFLGAAGLTAVAGAGLLSASATAAWARTTEATLTFSHPGLLHTTADLDRLKAAVAAKESPIHDGYLALAAHARSKSTYTVQNTGQITSWGRGPTNFQNQAVADSAAAYQNALMWCVTGERAHADKARDILNAWSASLTMITGADGPLGAGLQAFKFLNAAELLRHTGYDGWADADIARCERSFLDVWYPAVSGYMLYANGNWDLTATQTILAIGVFCEERTLFEDALRFAAASAGNGSVRGRIVTAGGQGQESGRDQGHEQLAVGLMGDAAQVAWNQGVDLWGHDDNRILANAEYAARYNLGGEVPFTSDLDRTGKYIKTTVSEKVRGNLPPIYEMYYAHYAGVRGLDAPYTKAAVFRGTGGARFVEGSNDDLPSWGTLTYAGASAPSPSVPKPPAGVTAAGEEKAVTVAWLPSAWATGYAVRRSTRPEGPYEEIATGLDKPTYTDTGVRPGRTYSYMVTATNSLGTSGDSGLARATAGLPEPWSTRDLGDVRIPGSAAFDGERFLLEASGTADTYRLAHLPLSGDGTVTARIVWPLSSQYSKIGVTLRDSLDAEAAHASMLIQGLPLHTWSGVWSVRPAAGAPISATGSTPVPPSQQQAITTAAAFPISSLGTLPESATPLEAPYVEGAGDGYRLRAPYWVRVTRKGRRCTGAISPDGIDWTEVGSTEVELGRTAYAGLVLTSCLGVDEEYAETGTGAFDNVSVVSAAGGEVWSVGRPTRRVTDLKAGAGADAVELAWTDPDLSARYKVLRATRADGPYLTIATGVGPVGFGARIRHMDATGTPGTTYHYVVTKTNSGGHGPRSEPASARTPTPSTPQLTSTTTAFANKGDTFRHLIRASHEPVRFTASGLPDGLRVDKRTGLISGTPTRTGEFTVTTTAGNAAGDATGTLTLTVGTPPPTPWTYGDLGDPVLDDRQFGTLGVVAVRTPGSTAYEDDGTFVVRGAGVDLTVNNQGMTGQFLRRPITGDCEITARLDSRTGATADRVGLLMAKSLSPFDQAAGAIVTGGTSAQLMLRTTVAGRSAFTGNATVTTPCLLRLKRTGTVFAAAVSTDGGVTFTPLAEGEIPGFGDASSYVGLVVCSRSPLTHGTARFSEVSVTPL, from the coding sequence GTGCTTCCCCTCAGCAGACGGTCGTTCCTCGGAGCGGCCGGGCTCACGGCCGTGGCCGGCGCCGGACTCCTGTCCGCCTCCGCCACGGCCGCGTGGGCCCGCACCACCGAAGCGACCCTCACGTTCAGTCACCCGGGTCTCCTGCACACCACCGCCGACTTGGACCGGTTGAAAGCGGCGGTCGCCGCCAAGGAGTCGCCGATCCACGACGGCTATCTCGCGCTCGCGGCCCACGCCCGGTCCAAGTCGACGTACACCGTCCAGAACACGGGACAGATCACGTCCTGGGGGCGCGGCCCCACCAACTTCCAGAACCAGGCCGTCGCCGACTCGGCCGCCGCGTACCAGAACGCGCTGATGTGGTGCGTGACGGGCGAGCGGGCGCACGCGGACAAGGCGCGGGACATCCTCAACGCCTGGTCGGCGTCCCTGACGATGATCACGGGCGCCGACGGCCCGCTCGGCGCGGGCCTGCAGGCCTTCAAGTTCCTCAACGCCGCCGAACTGCTCCGGCACACCGGCTACGACGGATGGGCCGACGCCGACATCGCCCGCTGCGAGCGGTCCTTCCTTGACGTCTGGTATCCGGCGGTGTCCGGTTACATGCTGTACGCCAACGGCAACTGGGACCTGACGGCCACGCAGACCATCCTGGCCATCGGCGTGTTCTGCGAGGAACGCACCCTCTTCGAGGACGCCCTGCGCTTCGCCGCCGCGAGCGCCGGCAACGGCAGCGTCCGGGGCCGTATCGTCACCGCCGGCGGCCAGGGCCAGGAGAGCGGCCGCGACCAGGGCCACGAGCAGCTCGCGGTCGGCCTCATGGGCGACGCCGCCCAGGTCGCCTGGAACCAGGGCGTGGACCTGTGGGGCCACGACGACAACCGCATCCTCGCCAACGCCGAGTACGCCGCCCGCTACAACCTCGGCGGCGAGGTCCCCTTCACCTCCGACCTGGACCGCACCGGCAAGTACATCAAAACGACCGTCTCCGAGAAGGTCCGTGGCAACCTGCCGCCGATCTACGAGATGTACTACGCCCACTACGCCGGCGTACGCGGACTCGACGCCCCGTACACGAAGGCGGCCGTCTTCCGGGGCACGGGCGGGGCCCGCTTCGTGGAGGGGAGCAACGACGACCTGCCCAGCTGGGGCACCCTCACCTACGCGGGGGCGTCGGCCCCTTCGCCGAGCGTGCCGAAGCCCCCGGCGGGCGTGACGGCGGCGGGCGAGGAGAAGGCCGTCACGGTGGCCTGGCTGCCCTCCGCGTGGGCCACCGGGTACGCCGTCCGGCGGTCCACCCGCCCCGAGGGTCCGTACGAGGAGATCGCCACCGGACTCGACAAGCCGACGTACACCGACACCGGCGTCCGCCCGGGCCGGACGTACTCCTACATGGTCACCGCCACCAACTCCCTGGGAACGAGCGGCGATTCGGGTCTTGCCCGAGCCACCGCCGGACTCCCGGAGCCCTGGTCGACCCGGGACCTCGGGGACGTCAGGATCCCCGGCTCCGCCGCTTTCGACGGCGAACGGTTCCTGCTGGAGGCGAGCGGCACGGCGGACACCTACCGTCTGGCGCATCTGCCACTGTCCGGCGACGGCACGGTCACGGCACGGATCGTGTGGCCGCTCAGCTCCCAGTACTCCAAGATCGGCGTCACGCTCCGTGACTCGCTCGACGCGGAGGCCGCGCACGCCTCGATGCTGATCCAGGGGCTGCCGCTGCACACCTGGAGCGGTGTATGGAGCGTGCGTCCGGCGGCCGGTGCGCCGATCTCCGCCACCGGCAGTACACCGGTCCCGCCCTCCCAGCAGCAGGCCATCACCACTGCCGCCGCCTTCCCGATCTCCAGCCTGGGCACGTTGCCGGAGTCGGCGACACCGCTGGAGGCCCCGTACGTCGAGGGCGCGGGCGACGGCTACCGGCTGCGAGCCCCTTACTGGGTGCGGGTGACCCGCAAGGGCCGCCGCTGCACCGGGGCCATCTCACCGGACGGCATCGACTGGACCGAAGTAGGCAGCACCGAGGTCGAGTTGGGGCGCACCGCCTACGCGGGGCTGGTGCTGACCTCCTGTCTGGGAGTGGACGAGGAGTACGCCGAGACCGGCACCGGCGCCTTCGACAACGTGAGCGTCGTGTCAGCCGCCGGGGGAGAGGTCTGGTCGGTGGGCCGCCCCACCCGGCGGGTCACCGATCTCAAGGCCGGCGCCGGTGCTGATGCGGTCGAGCTGGCTTGGACCGATCCAGACCTCTCCGCCCGTTACAAGGTGCTGCGCGCCACCCGCGCCGACGGCCCTTATCTGACGATCGCGACCGGCGTCGGCCCGGTCGGCTTCGGCGCCCGCATCCGCCACATGGACGCCACCGGCACCCCCGGCACGACGTACCACTATGTCGTCACCAAGACGAACAGCGGTGGACACGGCCCGCGTTCGGAGCCCGCCTCGGCGCGGACGCCGACTCCTTCCACGCCCCAACTCACTTCCACGACAACGGCGTTCGCCAACAAGGGCGACACCTTCCGGCACCTGATCCGCGCCTCGCACGAACCCGTACGGTTCACCGCGAGCGGACTCCCCGACGGCCTGCGCGTCGACAAGCGCACCGGCCTGATCTCCGGAACCCCCACCCGGACCGGCGAGTTCACCGTCACCACCACGGCCGGCAACGCGGCGGGCGACGCGACCGGCACCCTCACCCTGACCGTCGGCACACCCCCGCCCACCCCCTGGACCTACGGCGACCTCGGCGACCCGGTCCTCGACGACCGGCAGTTCGGCACCCTCGGTGTGGTCGCCGTCCGCACGCCCGGCAGCACCGCGTACGAGGACGACGGGACCTTCGTCGTGCGCGGGGCGGGCGTCGACCTGACCGTCAACAACCAGGGAATGACCGGCCAGTTCCTGCGGCGGCCGATCACCGGTGACTGTGAGATCACCGCCCGCCTGGACTCCCGTACCGGGGCCACCGCCGACCGGGTCGGGCTGCTGATGGCCAAGTCGCTGTCACCGTTCGACCAGGCGGCCGGGGCGATCGTCACCGGCGGGACCAGCGCCCAGCTCATGCTCCGCACGACCGTGGCCGGACGCTCGGCCTTCACCGGCAACGCCACGGTCACCACCCCCTGCCTGCTGCGGCTGAAGCGGACCGGGACCGTCTTCGCCGCAGCGGTCTCCACAGACGGCGGCGTCACCTTCACCCCCCTCGCCGAGGGAGAGATCCCCGGCTTCGGTGACGCCTCCTCCTACGTGGGCCTGGTGGTCTGCTCCCGCAGCCCGCTGACCCACGGCACCGCGCGATTCAGCGAGGTGAGCGTCACCCCCCTCTAG
- a CDS encoding putative Ig domain-containing protein: MTDTQGTGLSRRSLLQAAGATAAAYTLLGAATSAASADDRSEAADRLVVYPIPTGLPLNTSFAVKARTPGGEWQPVPVVRARTKTINEKTGSGIVRSSSVANLDFQGTVEVQVISSKGAVPSARIRPLSYDIAHEVSGDTITFSLTEPRNLSIEIGDADGGAFDLYDNLQLHANPIEKWRPEEDDPDVIYFGPGIHTVTDNVVKVPSGKTVYLAGGAVLKARVEFTGVENARLLGRGIIYDSDAATLVAFSKNIEIDGILALNPKTGYSCTIGQSQQVTVRNLHSYSFGQWGDGIDVFSSEDVLIEGVFMRNSDDCIAIYAHRWDYYGDCRNVTVRNSTLWADVAHPVNMGTHGNPEKPEVIENIVFSNVDVLQHREPQVLYQGCFALNPGDSNLIRNVRIQDVRVEDFTWGQLVNMRVMANRYNASPGRGIQDVYVRNLSYNGTKADMAILTGYDADRPIKGLTFQNLQVNGTVVHDRMKKPGWYLTTDMVPMFANEHVKELRFLDAATAAATVAPEITSAGEATATKKRVFNHLVTATALPTSFAAEGLPKGLEFDEQTGLISGIPAVPGTYTVTVSATNTVGTATKSLTLTVRHP, from the coding sequence ATGACCGACACCCAGGGCACCGGCCTGTCCCGGCGCTCCCTCCTCCAGGCCGCCGGTGCCACGGCCGCCGCGTACACGCTGCTCGGCGCGGCCACCTCCGCCGCGAGCGCGGACGACAGATCCGAGGCCGCCGACCGGCTGGTGGTGTACCCGATCCCGACCGGGCTGCCGCTCAACACCAGCTTCGCCGTCAAGGCCCGTACACCGGGCGGGGAATGGCAGCCGGTGCCCGTGGTGCGGGCCCGTACGAAGACCATCAACGAGAAGACCGGCTCCGGCATCGTCCGCAGCTCCTCGGTCGCCAACCTCGATTTCCAGGGCACCGTGGAGGTCCAGGTCATCTCCTCGAAGGGGGCCGTCCCTTCCGCGCGCATCCGCCCCCTGTCGTACGACATCGCCCACGAGGTCAGCGGCGACACCATCACCTTCAGCCTCACCGAGCCGCGCAACCTCTCCATCGAGATCGGTGACGCCGACGGCGGCGCGTTCGACCTCTACGACAACCTCCAGCTGCACGCGAACCCGATCGAGAAGTGGCGGCCGGAGGAGGACGACCCGGACGTCATCTACTTCGGCCCGGGCATCCACACCGTCACGGACAACGTGGTGAAGGTGCCCAGCGGCAAGACGGTGTACCTGGCCGGCGGCGCGGTGCTCAAGGCCCGGGTGGAGTTCACGGGCGTGGAGAACGCCCGCCTGCTCGGCCGGGGCATCATCTACGACTCCGACGCCGCCACCCTGGTCGCCTTCTCCAAGAACATCGAGATCGACGGCATCCTCGCCCTCAACCCCAAGACCGGCTACTCCTGCACCATCGGCCAGTCGCAGCAGGTCACCGTCCGCAACCTGCACTCCTACAGCTTCGGCCAGTGGGGCGACGGCATCGACGTGTTCAGCAGCGAGGACGTGCTGATCGAGGGCGTCTTCATGCGCAACAGCGACGACTGCATCGCCATCTACGCCCACCGCTGGGACTACTACGGCGACTGCCGCAACGTCACCGTGCGGAACTCCACCCTCTGGGCCGATGTCGCCCACCCGGTGAACATGGGCACCCACGGCAACCCCGAGAAGCCGGAAGTCATCGAGAACATCGTCTTCAGCAACGTCGACGTCCTCCAGCACCGCGAACCGCAGGTCCTCTACCAGGGCTGCTTCGCCCTCAACCCCGGCGACAGCAACCTCATCCGGAACGTCCGCATCCAGGACGTCCGTGTGGAGGACTTCACCTGGGGCCAGCTGGTCAACATGCGGGTCATGGCCAACCGGTACAACGCCTCGCCCGGCCGGGGCATCCAGGACGTGTACGTGCGGAACCTGTCGTACAACGGCACCAAGGCCGACATGGCGATCCTGACCGGCTATGACGCGGACCGCCCCATCAAGGGCCTCACCTTCCAGAACCTGCAGGTCAACGGCACCGTCGTCCACGACAGGATGAAGAAGCCCGGCTGGTACCTCACCACGGACATGGTCCCGATGTTCGCCAACGAGCACGTGAAGGAGCTCCGCTTCCTGGACGCCGCCACGGCGGCCGCCACGGTGGCTCCGGAGATCACCAGCGCGGGCGAGGCGACGGCCACCAAGAAACGGGTGTTCAACCACCTCGTCACCGCGACCGCGCTGCCGACCTCCTTCGCCGCCGAGGGCCTGCCGAAGGGCCTGGAGTTCGATGAGCAGACGGGGCTGATCTCCGGCATCCCGGCGGTGCCCGGCACCTACACGGTCACCGTCTCGGCCACCAACACCGTGGGCACGGCCACCAAGTCCCTCACGCTCACGGTGCGGCACCCGTAG